The DNA region CTATCTCCTGCAGTTCCTTGAGGAGTGAAAGCTGGGCTTCAAATGGGGCTGTCATCAACGCTCCGGCTCAAAAATGGATTTATTTCTCTACGTCCTGGGGCATCCCTTGTCAATCGCATAAATTAGCGGTTTTGCCCTAAAAACCCCCTTTTCAGGGAGAAAAGGCGTGATCAAGGCCGTAAGGGCTTGCCTTCCATGCCACTTTCCGCTAAATGCCCCACCTCAAGTTCGGGCCCTTAGCTCAGTTGGTCAGAGCCTCCGGCTCATAACCGGGTGGTCCCAGGTTCGAGTCCTGGAGGGCCCACAAAAATGGCCTCGCCGTAAGGCGGGGCCATTTTTCCTCTATTCTCGACTTTCGACTATTCGATTCTCGGCCCTCCAGGCTCGGCCATTTTCGAAATTCGAAAATAGAAAATCGATAATCGCCTATCTTCGAGCCCAACAAAAAATACCGCGAGCCGGCGTCCTGGAGGGCCCACAGTAAATACAGAACAGCCCTGCCGATCGGCAGGGCTGTTTCTGTTTCCGAGACCTCCAGGACTCTCACACCCAGGCCAGGTTACGCGCCTCACGGCGCGTGGCGAGCAGAGTGGCTAGTGGGATTTGCCACTTTCTCCAACAGTTCGATATATATGTTTTTTGCTTGCTCTGTCTGACGATATTGCGATATCCGTCCAAAAAAAGAGGGCGGCATGAAGAACAAAATATTTTCATTAACGCTGATTGCGGTATTAGGTCTGTTCGGGTGCGGCGGTTCGGGTTCGGACTCGGATACAGATTCGGACGCGGATTCCAATTCGGTTTCCGGTTCAAGCTCGGAGACATTCACTACGAGCAAGGCGCTTGGGCAGACCGTCATGATGCTCGTGCTGGGCTTCGCCCCGACTCCCCCCACACAAAAAATGCAGTCGGTGAAAACTGTCTCCCAATCATGTGCCAATGGTGGAAGCATGAGGTTTAACGATGACGACTCCATCACTTTCTCCAACTGCAGCTTCTTCGACGGGTATTTATTCAACGGCACCATCACTGTGACGCCTCAAACCGGAGAGGGACAGGGCGGGCGCATAGATTTCGATAATTTCAGCGGCACGCTAGGCGACGAGACCGGCTTCGAAATGGACGGCTATATAAAGGAGAACGAAAACGATGATGGTTCGCTCGACTTCGACGTGAATCTTGACACTACTACCACCTTTATGGGCGAACCCAGTATATTCAATATGGAAGGCGACTTCAGCATCGGCGATGACGGCACGATGACGGGCTCCATGAGCATAGACGACGGAATTGAGGATAGCCCGAACACTCTGTGCAACTTCGACGACTTGAACATCTTCGAGTTCCAAACAGAGGGCGGCGGCGAAGCCCTGATGAATTCGGCCTGCACGGAGACCAATACACCGACAAGCTAAGAGATCGCTCAATCAAAAAAAAGGCCCCATTCTCGGGGCCTTTCTTTTTGGGGTAGCTAATTGGATTTGAACGGTTTTATGGAGCTTGCTCCGTTACGAGTGGTTCGAGTGGTTCCCGCCGTAATCGCCCTACCCCTCAGAACGTCACGTACCCCTCCGCCCTTCTGAGCAACTTGGTCGGCCGGGCGACGTCGGCAAGAGAGGAGATCCTGCTGCGATTCCTCCGGAAGGCGAGGATGCGCGAAATGAAAGTCTGGCCCAGGCCCGGCACGCGCAAGAGGCGCGAGCGGTCGTCGCAGTTCACGTTCACCGGGAAGAACTCCGGGTGCGCCCTTGCCCAGGCCTCCTTGGGGTCCAAGGCGAGCGATAGGCGGCCGTCAGCGCCCACCGGAATCTCGGAGGCCTCGAAGCCGTACTTCCTCAGGAGCCAGTCCACCTGATAGAGGCGGTGCTCCCGCATCAGCATGGCAGCGTTGTCCTCGTTCGATCGCTCGCCTGGTAGACTCTCCGCGCCTGCGCCGCGCTGATAAGCGCTGAAATAGATGCGCTGGAGGGAGAGTTTTTTGTAGAGCGTAGCGCACGCGTCAATGATCTCGCGGTCGGTCTCGCTCGACGCGCCCACCACGAATTGCGTGGTCTGCTTGACGCGCGCAAAACGCGAGCCCTTTGCCGTGAGCCGGCTGATGAGGTTGATCGGCCGGACGATGTCTCGCGCATAGTCCTTGGTCGCGCACATGTGCTTGAAGTTGTGCGCGCCCGGCGTCTCGATGTTGAGCGAGACCGCGCTGGCCAACGCGACGCTCTGACGTATGGCCTCGTCGGAGGCGCCGGGGATGATTTTGAGATGGATGTAGCCGCGAAACTGCTGCCTGCGGAGCAGGAGTGCTGCGCGATTGAGCTTCTCCATAGTTGCGTCCGGGCTCCCCTCCACGGCGCTGCTCAGGAAGAGGCCGCCCACCTTGCCTACCTTGAAATAGGAGAGGAAGATATCTGCAAGTTCCTCGGGCTTAAGCGAACAGCGACGGGCGTCGGCCCCGCCCCGAAGCGGGCAGTATTTGCAATCGTTGACGCAGGCGTTGGAGAGGAGGGTCTTGAAGAGATAGGTCGTCCTGCCGTCGGGGAGCGCTGCCGGGTAGATCCACCTGTCATCGCTCCCACGGCGCCGATGCTCGTCTTCCC from bacterium includes:
- a CDS encoding radical SAM protein; translation: MPPFIRKALDVGDKLALLASDSRYDLACSCGTREDEHRRRGSDDRWIYPAALPDGRTTYLFKTLLSNACVNDCKYCPLRGGADARRCSLKPEELADIFLSYFKVGKVGGLFLSSAVEGSPDATMEKLNRAALLLRRQQFRGYIHLKIIPGASDEAIRQSVALASAVSLNIETPGAHNFKHMCATKDYARDIVRPINLISRLTAKGSRFARVKQTTQFVVGASSETDREIIDACATLYKKLSLQRIYFSAYQRGAGAESLPGERSNEDNAAMLMREHRLYQVDWLLRKYGFEASEIPVGADGRLSLALDPKEAWARAHPEFFPVNVNCDDRSRLLRVPGLGQTFISRILAFRRNRSRISSLADVARPTKLLRRAEGYVTF